From Eschrichtius robustus isolate mEscRob2 chromosome 7, mEscRob2.pri, whole genome shotgun sequence, a single genomic window includes:
- the LOC137767378 gene encoding LOW QUALITY PROTEIN: FUN14 domain-containing protein 1-like (The sequence of the model RefSeq protein was modified relative to this genomic sequence to represent the inferred CDS: substituted 1 base at 1 genomic stop codon) produces MATQNAPPQEYESDDDSXEVLDLTEYARRHHWWNRVFGHSSRPMVEKYSVATQIVMGGVSGWCVGFLFQKVGKLAATAVGGGFLLLQIASHSGYVQIDWKRVEKDVNKAKRQIKKRANKAAPEINNIIEEATEFVKQNIVISSGFVGGFLLGLAS; encoded by the coding sequence ATGGCGACCCAGAACGCCCCTCCCCAAGAATATGAAAGTGATGATGACTCTTAGGAAGTGTTGGATTTAACTGAGTATGCAAGAAGACACCACTGGTGGAATCGAGTGTTTGGCCACAGTTCCAGACCTATGGTAGAAAAATACTCAGTAGCCACCCAGATTGTAATGGGTGGAGTGAGTGGCTGGTGTGTGGGATTTTTGTTCCAGAAAGTTGGAAAACTTGCAGCAACTGCAGTAGGTGGTGGCTTTCTTCTCCTTCAGATTGCCAGTCACAGTGGCTATGTGCAGATCGACTGGAAGAGAGTTGAAAAAgatgtaaacaaagcaaaaagacagaTTAAGAAACGAGCAAATAAGGCAGCACCTGAAATCAACAATATAATAGAAGAAGCAACAGAATTTGTCAAACAGAACATTGTGATATCCAGTGGATTTGTGGGAGGCTTTTTGCTAGGCCTTGCATCTTAA